GCGCAGGTCGAGGTGGTACCGGTTGCCGCCATCCCCCTCACGCTGCCCGTCGCGGCAGAAGAACGCCTCCTCCGGCAGGGACTTGGCGACCGGGCTGGACACGCCGACCCCCTCCGGTTCCAGCCAGATGCCGGGCACCATCCCCCGCTCCCGGATGCGGTCCAGGACCTCGTGGATCCCGCGCGGCCCGGGGAAGCGGCTGGCGGCCGGTTCCCAGGTGCCGACAGTGCTCCACCAGTGGCCGTTGTCCTCGTCGTACCAGCCGGCGTCGATGACGAAGTACTCCGACCCCGCCTCGGCCGCAGCATCGACCAGTGGCAGCAGCTTGGCCGTGGTGGGGTCGCCCATCAGGCAGTTCATGTAGTCGTTGAAGATCACCGGCAGGTGGAGGTGGTCCCGGTGCGGGCGGCGGGTGATCCGGCGGTACCGGGTGAGCACGGCGAACGCCTCGTCGGGGCCGCCGTCCGCAGCGAAAGCGAGCGCCACCGGTACCGTGCGGAACTCGGCCCCCGGCTCCAGCAGGTGCCGCCAGCTGTGATTGGCGTCGGTGGGACCGAACAGCGCCACATAGGCCGTCTCGTCACGGACGCCGCACTCCGAGCGCCAGCCTCCGCCGTTGTGCTCGATCTGCCACAGCCAGGTGCGACCCGATTCACGGTCGGTCAGGCCGCCCATGGGGAGGAACCGGCTGCTGGACCGGACGCCCCGGCCGGTCATGACCCGGCCGTTGAGGGCGGGCGAGGAGTCCCGCAGCTGCTCCTGCTTCCAGCGGAGCTCGGTGAACCACTCGTTATCCGCCCACATCAGGTCGGCGGAGTCCAGGCCCGCCGGTCCGTCCTGGGTGAGGCCGCCGGTCACCAGCGAGCTGACCGACTCCAGTTGCAGCGCACCCGGCCCTTCGTTGCGCAGGAGCACCTCGCTGCGCAGCACCGGCAGGCCGTCCGGGGAGCGGTAGCGCACCTCGGCGGTGAGCCCGATGCCGGGGTCGTGGAGTTCGACGCTCAGCGTGTGCCAGTCGCCGTCACGGCCCGCGCGGTGGGAGCGGTGGCGCAGCCGCGAGGCGAGGTCGGTGCCGATGAGGTGCCGGCCCTGGCCCCCCGCCGTCACCTCGACCAGCGGCAGCGGTGCGCCGGGGCGCCTCGCGCCGTCCGCCTCTTCGGGTGTCCCGAGGTGGACGAGTCGGGCGGCGCCGTCCTCGTCCAGGGCGATCTCCATGGCCAGGGCCGGGTGGCCCCAGCGGATCGTCTGCGCTGTGCCGTGCGTCACTGGGGTACGTCCTCTCGGGTGGTGCCGGGCGCCAGCCCGGGGTCAGTCAGGGGCATGTCGTGTTCCTCACGTCCTGGATCGGGGGTGGGCCGGTATGAGTCGCCGCGCATCACGGCAGCCGGAGCACCGCAACGCCGCCCGGAGGCAGCGTCACGCCGCCGTCCGCTGACTGACGGTCCGACAGGAGCTCCCAGCCGACGACCGGGACGTGCCAGGGCTCACGGCCGTGGTTGAGCAGGAAGAGCCAGGAGCGGCCGTCGTCGGCGCTGCGGCGGACCGCCTCCACGCCGGGCGGCAGGCCGGGCAGGAAGGGTCGGACCTCGGCTTCGGACAGCAGGCGGCGCAGCAGTGCGGAGTATCCGGCGTCGTCCAGCCGGGTGGAGAGGTACCAACCGGCGCCCTCGCCGTAGGCGGCGCGGGTCAGTGCGGGGCGTCCGTCGGCGTAGGCGGCGACGGTGTCCGCGCCCTCGGTGCGGAGGTACTCGCTCCAGGCACCTGCCGCCATGCCGTCGGACAGCCCCAGCACGGCCCCCGCCGCGAGCGGGCGGTGCTCCTCGACCCGGATGCCCAGCGCCTCGCGCAGCGGCTCGGCCGGGTAACCGCCGGTCCTGGCCCGGTAGTTCTCGTCGACGACGCCGCTGAAGTACTGCACCAGCAGGGTGCCGCCCTGCTCGACGTAGCCGCGCAGGTTCTCGGCCGCGGCGTCGGAGAGCAGGTGCAGCGCGGGCGCCAGGACCAGCCGGTACGCCGACAGCTCGGTCTCCGGGTGGGCGAAGTCCGCGGTGACGCCCGCGTCCCACAAGGCACGGTGGGCGCGGCGCAGAGTGCCGGGGTAGTCGAGATCCTTCGACGGCAGCCCCTGGCTCTCGAGCCCCCACCAGGAGTCGGTGTCGTGCAGCACGGCGGCCTCGGCGACGACCCGTGAACCTGCCACCTCGGCCAGCCGCGCCACCGCCTCCCCGGTTTCGCAGACCTCGCGGAAGATCCGCGAGTCCGCCCCGGCGTGCGGGACCATCGCCGAGTGCCAGATCTCGGCCCCCGAGCGGGACTGGCGCCACTGGAAGAACAGCGCGCCGTCGGCGCCGTGGGCCAGGTGCTGCACCGAGTGCCGCAGGATCTCGCCCGGCTCCTTGGGCAGGGTGGCGTTCTCCCCGTACACCGTGGAGGTTCCCTGCTCCATCAGCAGCCAGGGCTTTCCGCCGCCGAAGGAACGCGCCCGGTCGCCGCCGAAGGCGGTGTCGGCGGCGGCGTCCACGCCCGGCGCGATCGGGTAGTGGTCGATGCTGACGAAGTCCAGCTCACGGCCGAAGGCCCACAGGTCCAGGTTCTGGTAGCCGGGCAGCATGAGGTTGGTGGTGACCGGCAGGTCGCTGTGGACGCGAATGGCGTCACGTTGCTCGCGGTAGGCGGCGAGGGCCTCGTCGGACCAGTAGCGGCGGAAGTCGAGCACCTGGGCCGGATTGTGGTGCCACTGGGTGGCCCGGGGCGGCAGGATCTCCTCCCAGCTGCCGTAGCGCTGGCTCCAGAAGGCGGTCCCCCAGGCCGCGTTGACCGCCTCCAGGCTGCCGTGGCGCTCGCGGAGCCAGCGCCGGAAGCCGGCGGCGGCGTGGTCGCAGTAGCAGACCGCGGCGTACTCGTTGTGGACGTGCCACAGGGCGAGCGCCGGGTGCTCGCCGTAGCGGGCGGCCAGGGCGGTGGCGATCCCGCGCGCGGCCCGCCGGTAGGCGGGAGCGGCCAGGCAGTAGGTGTCCCGGCTGCCGTGGACGAGCCCGGCTCCCTCGGCGGTGATCGGCATCGCGTCCGGGTGCGCCAGGGTGAACCAGGGCGGCGGGGAGGCGGTGGGGGTGGCCAGGTCCACGGCGACGCCGTAGCTGTGCAGCCGGTCGAGCTGCTGGTCCAGCCAGGCGAACTCGTACCGGCCCTCCTCGGGTTCCAGTAGCGCCCAGGAGAAGACGCCGAGGGTGGTGAGGTTGACCCGCGCCCGGCTCATCAGGGCGTCGTCCTCCTTCCAGGTCTCCTGGTCCCACTGCTCCGGGTTGTAGTCGCCGCCGAAGGCGAGGCCGCCCAGCCGGGCGGTGAGTCTGCTGGTGCTCACTTCACACTCTTTCGGGTAGGGGCGAGGCCGGGGACGGGCTGCGTGCGCGGTGCCGGACCGGTGACCGCGGTGAGCCGCGGTGAGCCGCGGTGAGCACTGCTCGGCCAGGGCCTCGGGGCACAGCGCCACCACCGAGACGTCCTCGGGGACGACCCGCCCGGAGGCCCGCAGCAACGAGAGCAGCGGCTGGATCGCGCCCTCGTTGTGGACGACGAATCCGGTGGTGTCGGGACGGTCGGCCAGGATCCGGCTGACCACCCCGGCCACGGACTCGAAGGTGCCCTCGCAGGGACGGTGCAGCACCCGCAGGCCGAGGGCTGCCGCCGCGTCCTGGAAGCCGGTCAGGGTCCGTTCCGCGTAGCCGGAGTGGCGCTGGTAGACCGTCGGCGCGTAGCCGATGAACGCGACGTAGTGATGCCCCAGCTCGGCCAGTGCTCGGCGCAGAGCGCCCCGGCGTGGGCGAAGTCGTGGTCCGCGCAGGCGAGTCCGACGGGGTCGCTGGGCAGGCCGATCAGGGCGGCGGGGATGCCGGTCTCGCGCAGGACGGCGATGCGGGGGTCGTCGAGCTGGACGTCCATGAGGATGACGCCGTCGACGAGACCGCTGGCGGCGACGCTGCGCACCCCTTCCGATCCCTCGTCATGGGTGAGCAACAGGACGTCGTAGCCGAAGCGGCGGGCCGCCGTGGTGACCGAGATGGCGATCTCCATCATCACCGGCACGTCGATGTCGGTGCGCAGCGGTACCACCAGCGCGAGGATGTGCGAGCGTCGTCCGGCCAGCGCCCTGGCACCGGCGTTGGGGTGGTGGTCGAGGCGGGCGATCGCCTCCTCGACCCGCTTCTTGGTGGGGGTGGAGATCGCCCGCTTGCCACTGAGGATGTAGCTCACGGTGCTCGGGGAGACGCCTGCCGCCTCGGCCACTTCTGCCAGTGTCACCATGCCGGTCAGCCCTTGATCGCGCCGGTGAGCATGCCGGTCTTGAAGTGCTTCTGCATGAAGGGGTAGACCATCAGGATCGGCACCAGGGTCAGCACCACCACCGCCATCTGCAGGGAGAGCGGCGCGGTCTGGGTGTGCAGGGAGCCGAAGCCGCCGTTGGTGGCGCCCGGCATGGTCATCCCGTTGCTGACGTACTGGAGCAGCACGTACTGCAGTGGCCACTTGGTGCTGTCGGTCGGCATGTAGAGCATCACGTTGAAGAAGGAGTTCCAGTAGCCCACCGCGTAGAAGAGCGCCACCACCGCGGTGACCGCGCGGGAGGTCGGCAGCACGATCGACCACAGGATGCGCCACTCGGTGCAGCCGTCCATGCGGGCGGCGTCGATGAGGTCGGAGGCGGTCCCGGAATAGAAGGAGCGCAGCACCAGGATGTTGAAGACGGAGACCGAACTGGGCAGGATAAGCGCCCAGTACTGTCCGTAGCCGCCGAGGGCGGTGACGACCAGGTAGGTGGGGATGAGGCCGCCGCCGACGAACATGGTGATGACGAGCACCAGCAGGATGGCGCGGTGACCGAAGGAACGGGAGCGGGACAGCCCGTAGGCGCACAGCACCGAGACCACCATGGAGAGCAGGGTGCCGACGACGGTGATGCCCAGGCTGACCAGGACGGCCCGGGTGACCGGCCCATCGACGAGCATCTGGTGGTAGGCGGCCACCGTCAGCCCGTCGGGCCAGATGACCAGGCCGCCGGCCCGGTTGATGGCGCCGGGGGTGGAGAAGCTGGTGACCACGACGATCCACAGCGGCACCAGGACCGCTGCGAGCACCAGCAGCAGCACGCCGCCCTTGAGGCCCTGCCCGACGGCCGTGGGCGGCTCCTCCCACACCGGGCGGTTGGGATGCCGGTCAGGACGGAGCGTCAGAGCCGGGGTCGGGGTGTCACTGAGTGTCTGGCTCATTTGCGGTACAACCCGTCCTCACCGAAGGCGTGTGCGAGCCTGTTGGCTCCCCAGATCAGCAGCAGCGAGATCACGCTCTTGAACAGTCCGGCCGCCGCGCCGTAGCTGTAGTTGTTGGTGGCGATGCCGTAGTAGAAGGAGAAGGTGTCCAGGACGTCGGCGGTGTCGTGGCCGACGGCGTTGCGCTGGATCAGGAACTGCTCGAAGCCGACGCTGAGCGCGTTGCCCAGCCGCAGCACCAGCATCAGCACGATGACGCCGCGCATGCCGGGCAGGGTGATGTGCCACATCCGCCGCCACCGGCCGGCCCCGTCCACCGCAGCGGCCTCGTAGAGGTTCTGGTCCACCGCGGCCAGCGCGGCGAGGAAGACGATGATCCCCCAGCCCGCTTCCTTCCACACCGCCTGGCCGGAGATCAGCAGCGCGAAGGTGCGCGGGTTGGTCATGATGTCCCAGCTGCCCAGATTGTGCTGGGCGAGCAGGTGGTTGAGCACGCCGGCCCCGCCGAGCATCTGCTGGAAGACGGTGATGGCCAGCACCCAGGAGAAGAAGTGCGGCAGATAGACCACGGACTGGATGAAGTTGCGGATCCGGGGGCTCATCACCGAGTTGAGCATCAGTGCGAGGGCGACCGGAACCGGGAAGAAGAGGACCAGCTGGACGAAGCTCAGCCACACGGTGTTGCGCAGCGCCGCCCAGAACACCGGGTCGTTGAACAGCTGCTGGAACTGGTCGAGACCGGCCCAGTCGCTGTGCATCACCCCGACCAGCGGGTCGTAGTACTCGAAGGCGGTGATCAGACCGAACAGCGGCGCGTAGTTGAAGACCAGCAGCAGTGCCACGACCGGGAGGGTCATGATGATCAGTGACTTGTCCCGGCGCAGCCGGATCCGCCAGGTCATCCCGGTACCCGGGAGGCTCTTGTCCGCCCGGCCGCTCCGCGCGCCGGCCGCTCGCTCGGTTCTGCGGCTCCCCTGGGTCTTCTTGGGTTTGATGGTGGATGTCACGGTCACGGTTCCTCCTTGCGTGGCGCCGCCTGCTGGTGCGGACTACTGACCCGTGCCGAGCTTGTCGAGGATCTCGGTCTGGTACCACGCCTTGAGCCGGTCGCCGCCGCTGCTCTTCCAACTGGCCAGTACCGCCTGGTAGTCGGAGACCTTCTTCAGGCCGTGGGTGACGTCCTTGATGGTGTCCTGGACGGACTGGGCGTTGGCGATGGTGCTGTAGCGCGACGGCAAGGTGATGTTCATGCCGTAGAAGACCGGCTTGTAGGCGTGCTTGCTCGCAGCAGTGCACCAGGCGAGGGAGTCGCGGGTGACCTGTTCGGCACCCGGATTGAACACCACCGAGGGACCCGCGCCCAGGAACGGGAAGGTCTTCGGCAGAGCGGTCTTCTTGCCCTCGTCGGTGTATGTGGGCAGACCGTTCTGCAGGGTGTAGTGGACGCCCTCGACGCCGTAGGTGGCCATCGTGTACTCGGCCGAGCCGAAGGGAGCGGACAGGTAGTCGGCGACCGCGAGCAGTTCCTGGATCTGGTCGCCGGAGAGCTTGGCGTTGAAGTAGCTCAGCATGCTGGTGGAGGCGCCGAGGAACATCTGCGGGTCGGACTTGCCGTCGGCGGCGATGATGTTGAAGGCGTCCCGGCGGTAGTTCTTGTTCGCGGCGGTTCCGGACTGGTAGTCACTGAGGCTCCAGGCCCCGGTGCCGCCACCCTGGATCAGGCACTTGCCCGAGAAGAAGCGGGTGCCGGCGTTGTTGGTGTTGCCGGCCAGTGCGTCGGGGTCCACGTATCCCGCCTTGGCCAGCCGGTAGTGCCAGTCCAGGGCCTCCAGCATTTCGGGCATCTCGTAGAAGTGGACCAGCTTGCCGTCCACCACCGTGTACTTGTCCGGGAGTCCCCATGCCTGGTACAGGGAGGTCCAGACCTCGCCGAACGCCCAGACTCCGCCCTTGGCATTGGTCAGCTCCTTGCCCAGGTTCATGTAGTCCTCGGCGGACTTGACCTGGTCTGCGGTGATCCCCTTGGCCTCCAGGATGTCCCGGCGGTAGAACACCGATCCGGACAGCGGCATCCCGCTGGCGAAGGTGGGAATGCCGTAGATCTTGTCCTCCCAGGCGCTGACCTGCCAGGCGAGGGTCGGGATCGCCGCCAGGTTGGGGTACTTCTTGATCTTCTCCCCGGCCAGGTAGGGCGTGAGGTCCGCCAGCTGGTTGCCGACCAGCCCACCCATGTTGAAGTTGTTGTTCCACCAGCTGGGCAGGTTGATCCAGTCCGGCAGCTTCTTCGCCGCGGTCATCGTCGGGATGATGGTCGCGTAGTCGTTGCCGTTCGCCGGCTTCATGGTGAGGTTGACGCCCAGCGCCTTGTTCATGCCCTGGTAGAACGAGTTGCCCGCCGGCGGGAGGGCGTCCCACATGGGGGTCACCGCGGTGTAGCTGCCGCCCTTGCCCGGTATGCCGGAGACGGTGGCCACCGGGTGGGCCGGGTAGGTCAGGTAGCCCGGGTCGGTGAAGGAACCTGCGGCTCCGGTCACCGAGGGGATGTCCGGCTTGACCGCCGTGCTCGCCACGTAGGCGGGAAGCACCGATGCCAGACCGGTCTTGCTGTTGGCGCCGCCCTTGCTGCTGGACTTGCCCCCGCCGCAGGCGGAGAGCACCGGGGACAGGGCGGCTGCTCCCGTCACAGCGACCGCGCCGTTCACGAAAGTTCTACGACTCATGGCGATGCTCATGGGCTGCCCTTCGAGGGTGGGATGAGGAGTCGAGCGTCGTGCAGATGCGCTGTAGTGCAGCCGGACCCTTGCAGGGAACTGACGGCCTGTCCGCCGGAAGCCGTCGAAGCGCTTCGATGTTGCCGAGAGGTTAAGCGCCACTTTCCTCGGAGGGCAAGGCATGCACAGAGAAACGACAACTTAAAGTTTCCGGCAGCTACCAACGAAACTTTCTCTTGACGCTGGTGTAATCGCCTGTCAGCGTCGAAGGGCTTCACCACCGGCAGGGTTGCGCGACCGCGCCTGTCGGCCCGACTGCCCCGTTCAGCGAGGGATCCTGACCTGTGAGCACTGCCGCCGTGTCCGCCACGCCCCATTTCCGCGATCCCGGGCTTCCCCTGGCCCAGCGCGTCGACGAGCTGCTCTCCCAGCTCACGGCCGAGGAGCGGATCGCCATGCTGCACCAGTACTCCCCGGCGATCCCCCGGCTGGGAGTCGGCGAGTTCCGCACCGGCACCGAGACCCTGCACGGCGTCGCCCGGCTGGGCGAGGCCACCACCTTCCCGCAGGCCGTGGGCCTCGGCGCGAGCTGGGACGAGAGCCTGGTCCGCGAGGTCGCCGAGGCCGTCTCGGTCGAACAGCGCGCCTTCCACCACCACCGCCCGCCGACCGTCGGCACCGGCCGCACCAGCCTCCAGGGCTGGGCGCCGGTGGTGAACCTGCTACGCGACCCGCGCTGGGGACGCAACGAGGAGGGCTACTCCGAGGACCCCGCGCACTCCGCCCGGCTCGGCGACGCCTTCTGCCGGGGCATGTCCGGCGACGACCCGGAGCATCTGCGCACCGCCCCCGTGCTCAAGCACTTCCTCGGCTACAACAACGAGGACGGCCGTTGCACCACCTCCTCCGGGCTGCGCCCCCGGGTGCTGCACGAGTACGACCTGGCCGCCTTCAGGCTCGCCATCGCCACCGGCGCCGCCACCGGCGTCATGGCCGCGTACAACCTCGTCAACGGCCGTCCCTGCCACGTCAGTCCGCTGATCGGGCAGCAGCTGCGGCGCTGGGCCGAACCCACCGGGCACGAGCTGTTCGTGGTCAGCGACGCCGAGGCCCCGTCCAACCTGGTCGACCCCGAGCACTACTACGAGGACCACGCAGAGTCGCACGCCGCCGCCCTCAAGGCCGGCATCGACTCCTTCACCGACCACGGCGAGGACTCCTCCGTCACCGTGGGCCGCATCACCGAAGCCCTCGAACGCGGCCTGCTCACCATGGACGACGTGGACCGGGCGGTTCGCAGGCAGCTGTCCCTCCGCTTCCGCCTGGGCGAGTTCGACCCCGAGCACGACCCCTACGCCGGCATCGGCTGGGAGGTCGTCAACTCCCCCGCCCACCAGGAGCTCGCCCTGCGCGCGGCCACCGAGTCCGTGGTGCTGCTGAAGAACGAGGGGCTGCTCCCGCTGCCCGCCGACCGCCGGGTCGCTGTCGTCGGCACACTGGCCTGCACCCTGTTCGAGGACTGGTACAGCGGCAGCCACCCCTACCGGATCACCGTCGCCGACGGCCTCGGCGTCCAGGGCGTGGAGGGCGTGGACCGGATCGTGCTGCGCACGGCGGACGGCCGGGCGCTGACCGCCGCAGGCCCGGAAGGGATGCTGACCGTTGCGGATGCCCAGGACAGCGACCCGTCCGCACAGTTCGACCTCTTCGACTGGGATCTCGGGGTGCTCACCCTGCGCTCGGCCGTCACCGGCCGCTACGCCTCCCTGCGCGACGCCGACCGCCGGGTAGCCGCCGACCGGGACCAGCCCGGCGACTGGTACGTCCGCGAGACCTTCCGGCTCGAACCCGACGGCGACGGGGGCGAGTTGCTGCGGAGCGTCCTCACCGGCCGGTACGCGCAGGTCCACGCCGCCACCGGCGTTGTCACCATGTCCGGAGAGTCGCCGGAGGTGGCGGCAGTCCTCACCCGCACCGTCGTCCGTGATGGCGTCGCCGAGGCCGTCGCCGCCGCAGCCGCGGCGGACACCGCGGTCGTCGTCCTGGGCAACGACCCGCACATCAACGGCCGGGAAACGCAGGACCGGGCCGGACTGAACCTCTCGCCGAACCAGGACCGCCTGCTGCGCGCGGTCCTCGCCGCCCAGCCGGACACCGTCCTGGTCGTCATGTCCAGCTACCCCTACGCGGTGGACTGGGCCGCCGAGCACGTCCCCGCGATCCTGTGGACCTCCCACGCCGGCCAGGAGACCGGCCGCGCCCTCGCACGCGTGCTGCGCGGGGATGCCGACGCGTCAGGCCGCCTCCCGCAGACCTGGTACCAGGGCGAGGACGAACTGCCCGAGCGCCTCGACTACGACATCATCAAGGCCGGCTGGACCTACCAGTACCACCGCACCCCCGCCCTCTACCCCTTCGGCCACGGGCTCTCCTACGCCGACTTCAGCTACTCCCGGCTCGCCCTCGACGCCGACCGCCTGCCCCAGGACGGAACGGTCACGGCCCGGGTCTCCCTGGGCAACCGGGGCGAGCGGGCCGGAATGGAGACCGTCCAGCTCTACGTCCGCGCACTGGACGCACGCTACGAGGCACCACTGCTGCGCCTCGCCGACTTCCGCAAGGTCCGGCTGGCGGCCGGCGAGTGGACGGAGCTGGAGTTCCGGCTGCCCGTCGAGCAGGCACTGGCCCACTGGGACGTCGCCACCGGCGCCTTCACCGTGGACCCCGGCCGCTACGAACTGCTCGTCGCCCGCAGCGCCGCCGACCCCGTGCTCACCGCCCGGTTCACCGTGGACGGACCGGCTCCCGCTCCCCGCCGGGCCGTCGGCCGGCCAC
This is a stretch of genomic DNA from Streptomyces sp. NBC_00285. It encodes these proteins:
- a CDS encoding glycoside hydrolase family 36 protein, with product MEIALDEDGAARLVHLGTPEEADGARRPGAPLPLVEVTAGGQGRHLIGTDLASRLRHRSHRAGRDGDWHTLSVELHDPGIGLTAEVRYRSPDGLPVLRSEVLLRNEGPGALQLESVSSLVTGGLTQDGPAGLDSADLMWADNEWFTELRWKQEQLRDSSPALNGRVMTGRGVRSSSRFLPMGGLTDRESGRTWLWQIEHNGGGWRSECGVRDETAYVALFGPTDANHSWRHLLEPGAEFRTVPVALAFAADGGPDEAFAVLTRYRRITRRPHRDHLHLPVIFNDYMNCLMGDPTTAKLLPLVDAAAEAGSEYFVIDAGWYDEDNGHWWSTVGTWEPAASRFPGPRGIHEVLDRIRERGMVPGIWLEPEGVGVSSPVAKSLPEEAFFCRDGQREGDGGNRYHLDLRHPAARAHLDQVVDRLVGEWGVGYLKLDHNTDFARGTSSHPGEAPADGLLGHNRALLDWLDGVLDRYPDLVIESCASGGMRTDHAMLSRLQLHSTSDQEDLLLYAPIAASAPTAVTPEQGAVWAYPQAKDSPDEVAFTMANALLGRIHLSGKITELGAGERALVHEGVAVYKSIRADLPQAVPAWPLGLPAWEDPWIALALHTPATTYLTVWRRPGADDTAVLRLPRLRGADVSTDLLYPSSGRPHCAWDPDAAELTVTLPAAPSAVLLRLRQSARPTQTS
- a CDS encoding beta-galactosidase; translated protein: MSRARVNLTTLGVFSWALLEPEEGRYEFAWLDQQLDRLHSYGVAVDLATPTASPPPWFTLAHPDAMPITAEGAGLVHGSRDTYCLAAPAYRRAARGIATALAARYGEHPALALWHVHNEYAAVCYCDHAAAGFRRWLRERHGSLEAVNAAWGTAFWSQRYGSWEEILPPRATQWHHNPAQVLDFRRYWSDEALAAYREQRDAIRVHSDLPVTTNLMLPGYQNLDLWAFGRELDFVSIDHYPIAPGVDAAADTAFGGDRARSFGGGKPWLLMEQGTSTVYGENATLPKEPGEILRHSVQHLAHGADGALFFQWRQSRSGAEIWHSAMVPHAGADSRIFREVCETGEAVARLAEVAGSRVVAEAAVLHDTDSWWGLESQGLPSKDLDYPGTLRRAHRALWDAGVTADFAHPETELSAYRLVLAPALHLLSDAAAENLRGYVEQGGTLLVQYFSGVVDENYRARTGGYPAEPLREALGIRVEEHRPLAAGAVLGLSDGMAAGAWSEYLRTEGADTVAAYADGRPALTRAAYGEGAGWYLSTRLDDAGYSALLRRLLSEAEVRPFLPGLPPGVEAVRRSADDGRSWLFLLNHGREPWHVPVVGWELLSDRQSADGGVTLPPGGVAVLRLP
- a CDS encoding carbohydrate ABC transporter permease; this encodes MSQTLSDTPTPALTLRPDRHPNRPVWEEPPTAVGQGLKGGVLLLVLAAVLVPLWIVVVTSFSTPGAINRAGGLVIWPDGLTVAAYHQMLVDGPVTRAVLVSLGITVVGTLLSMVVSVLCAYGLSRSRSFGHRAILLVLVITMFVGGGLIPTYLVVTALGGYGQYWALILPSSVSVFNILVLRSFYSGTASDLIDAARMDGCTEWRILWSIVLPTSRAVTAVVALFYAVGYWNSFFNVMLYMPTDSTKWPLQYVLLQYVSNGMTMPGATNGGFGSLHTQTAPLSLQMAVVVLTLVPILMVYPFMQKHFKTGMLTGAIKG
- a CDS encoding ABC transporter permease translates to MTVTSTIKPKKTQGSRRTERAAGARSGRADKSLPGTGMTWRIRLRRDKSLIIMTLPVVALLLVFNYAPLFGLITAFEYYDPLVGVMHSDWAGLDQFQQLFNDPVFWAALRNTVWLSFVQLVLFFPVPVALALMLNSVMSPRIRNFIQSVVYLPHFFSWVLAITVFQQMLGGAGVLNHLLAQHNLGSWDIMTNPRTFALLISGQAVWKEAGWGIIVFLAALAAVDQNLYEAAAVDGAGRWRRMWHITLPGMRGVIVLMLVLRLGNALSVGFEQFLIQRNAVGHDTADVLDTFSFYYGIATNNYSYGAAAGLFKSVISLLLIWGANRLAHAFGEDGLYRK
- a CDS encoding Tat pathway signal sequence domain protein, which produces MSRRTFVNGAVAVTGAAALSPVLSACGGGKSSSKGGANSKTGLASVLPAYVASTAVKPDIPSVTGAAGSFTDPGYLTYPAHPVATVSGIPGKGGSYTAVTPMWDALPPAGNSFYQGMNKALGVNLTMKPANGNDYATIIPTMTAAKKLPDWINLPSWWNNNFNMGGLVGNQLADLTPYLAGEKIKKYPNLAAIPTLAWQVSAWEDKIYGIPTFASGMPLSGSVFYRRDILEAKGITADQVKSAEDYMNLGKELTNAKGGVWAFGEVWTSLYQAWGLPDKYTVVDGKLVHFYEMPEMLEALDWHYRLAKAGYVDPDALAGNTNNAGTRFFSGKCLIQGGGTGAWSLSDYQSGTAANKNYRRDAFNIIAADGKSDPQMFLGASTSMLSYFNAKLSGDQIQELLAVADYLSAPFGSAEYTMATYGVEGVHYTLQNGLPTYTDEGKKTALPKTFPFLGAGPSVVFNPGAEQVTRDSLAWCTAASKHAYKPVFYGMNITLPSRYSTIANAQSVQDTIKDVTHGLKKVSDYQAVLASWKSSGGDRLKAWYQTEILDKLGTGQ
- a CDS encoding glycoside hydrolase family 3 C-terminal domain-containing protein encodes the protein MSTAAVSATPHFRDPGLPLAQRVDELLSQLTAEERIAMLHQYSPAIPRLGVGEFRTGTETLHGVARLGEATTFPQAVGLGASWDESLVREVAEAVSVEQRAFHHHRPPTVGTGRTSLQGWAPVVNLLRDPRWGRNEEGYSEDPAHSARLGDAFCRGMSGDDPEHLRTAPVLKHFLGYNNEDGRCTTSSGLRPRVLHEYDLAAFRLAIATGAATGVMAAYNLVNGRPCHVSPLIGQQLRRWAEPTGHELFVVSDAEAPSNLVDPEHYYEDHAESHAAALKAGIDSFTDHGEDSSVTVGRITEALERGLLTMDDVDRAVRRQLSLRFRLGEFDPEHDPYAGIGWEVVNSPAHQELALRAATESVVLLKNEGLLPLPADRRVAVVGTLACTLFEDWYSGSHPYRITVADGLGVQGVEGVDRIVLRTADGRALTAAGPEGMLTVADAQDSDPSAQFDLFDWDLGVLTLRSAVTGRYASLRDADRRVAADRDQPGDWYVRETFRLEPDGDGGELLRSVLTGRYAQVHAATGVVTMSGESPEVAAVLTRTVVRDGVAEAVAAAAAADTAVVVLGNDPHINGRETQDRAGLNLSPNQDRLLRAVLAAQPDTVLVVMSSYPYAVDWAAEHVPAILWTSHAGQETGRALARVLRGDADASGRLPQTWYQGEDELPERLDYDIIKAGWTYQYHRTPALYPFGHGLSYADFSYSRLALDADRLPQDGTVTARVSLGNRGERAGMETVQLYVRALDARYEAPLLRLADFRKVRLAAGEWTELEFRLPVEQALAHWDVATGAFTVDPGRYELLVARSAADPVLTARFTVDGPAPAPRRAVGRPLRAVDFDDYRDAVIVDAGRTDGDAVTPAANQAARLVFRNVDLTGAATLTAEVSRTAPGPAGLDVYADGLLLAALPVDSTGDRYTWTTVSAALGHQHGTLSELTVVLTGEQRLAALTFAP